A genomic window from Catalinimonas alkaloidigena includes:
- a CDS encoding DUF305 domain-containing protein: protein MTDRKKYVRFGLMILTSTVLMYGLMYLNTYAWSHLFFSETRLYMAFLMGAVMAIVMLGFMLSMYKNRQLNLSIFGGSLMLFVLCLWLVRSQTTVADRSYMKAMIPHHSIAIMTSERAKIEDARVRKLADEIIEAQRREIKEMEWLIEDIRKHGAATTEAEAQARAVPDFQGTK, encoded by the coding sequence ATGACTGATCGCAAAAAATACGTACGCTTTGGATTGATGATTTTGACTTCCACGGTACTCATGTACGGCCTGATGTACCTGAATACCTACGCATGGAGTCATCTGTTTTTTAGTGAAACCCGTCTGTACATGGCCTTTTTGATGGGCGCTGTGATGGCCATCGTTATGCTGGGCTTTATGCTCAGCATGTATAAAAACCGGCAACTTAACCTGTCGATCTTCGGAGGCAGCCTGATGCTGTTCGTGCTATGCCTCTGGTTGGTCCGTAGCCAGACTACGGTCGCTGACCGTTCGTACATGAAAGCCATGATTCCCCATCACTCCATCGCCATCATGACGAGTGAACGTGCCAAGATCGAGGACGCGCGGGTCCGCAAACTGGCGGACGAGATCATCGAAGCGCAACGCCGCGAAATCAAAGAGATGGAGTGGCTCATCGAAGACATCCGCAAGCACGGCGCAGCCACTACCGAAGCAGAAGCGCAGGCGCGTGCTGTACCGGATTTTCAGGGAACCAAGTGA